In the Colwellia sp. 20A7 genome, one interval contains:
- a CDS encoding AraC family transcriptional regulator translates to MIIEQHSTSFLEHIGVKQLVNMFDLLSSDLFWIKDRNHIFIHANQALIEHLNAKSLDSILGKTDFDFSPAHLAKQFFRDDDKIIAGEQVTERLEMNMNHDGDIAWYTTSKRPIFDGINNIVGSYGITRHLQKQAIAFSGVDAIKEPIDYIRKNYQTHFSIEQLASVAHLSVSALERRFKKYLAKTPKQLINEIRLENSRRLLVETNMPIAEVGDATGFTDHSYFSKQFRLFFGELPSEFRKNHRKNA, encoded by the coding sequence ATGATTATTGAACAGCATTCAACGTCTTTTCTTGAGCATATCGGCGTTAAGCAGTTAGTTAATATGTTTGATTTATTGTCTAGTGATCTTTTTTGGATTAAAGATAGAAATCATATCTTTATTCATGCTAATCAGGCCTTGATAGAACACCTTAATGCAAAAAGTTTGGACAGTATTCTGGGGAAAACTGACTTTGATTTTTCACCTGCTCATCTCGCTAAGCAATTTTTTCGTGATGATGACAAGATTATAGCGGGCGAACAAGTGACTGAACGATTAGAAATGAATATGAATCATGACGGTGATATTGCTTGGTACACTACATCAAAAAGGCCCATTTTCGACGGTATTAATAATATTGTAGGTTCGTATGGCATAACTCGACATCTACAAAAACAAGCCATTGCATTTTCTGGTGTTGATGCTATTAAAGAGCCGATAGACTATATTAGAAAAAATTATCAAACTCATTTTAGTATTGAACAATTAGCCAGCGTCGCTCATTTGTCAGTGAGCGCATTGGAACGAAGGTTTAAAAAGTATTTAGCGAAAACGCCTAAGCAATTAATTAATGAAATTAGGTTAGAAAACTCTCGTAGACTACTTGTAGAAACTAATATGCCAATTGCGGAAGTAGGTGATGCTACAGGTTTCACCGATCATAGTTATTTCAGTAAACAGTTTCGCCTTTTTTTTGGTGAGCTGCCTTCTGAGTTTAGAAAGAATCATCGTAAAAACGCTTAA
- a CDS encoding sugar phosphate isomerase/epimerase family protein, which translates to MEPIFKSQIKGPGIFLAQFCQDTAPFNNLADICQWVAGMGYKAVQIPTWDKRLFNLELAYQSESYCEEINGIVTDAGLSISELSTHLQGQLVAVHPTYNKQFDNFAIDEVKNNPQARTAWAIEQVGMAAKVSAKLGLKAHATFSGALLWQTFYPWPQRPAGLVEDGFKELAQRWLPILDKFEDAGVDVCYELHPGEDLHDGVTFERFLEATGNHQRANILYDPSHFVLQQLDYLAFIDIYHEKIKAFHVKDAEFRPNGRSGVYGGYQDWQNRPGRFRSLGDGQIDFKQIFSKLTQYGYDGWAVLEWECCLKHPEDGAKEGAPFIAKHLIRTPEHAFDDFAASGEDANLNRDILGL; encoded by the coding sequence ATGGAACCTATTTTTAAATCACAAATCAAAGGTCCAGGTATTTTTCTCGCTCAATTTTGCCAAGATACAGCGCCCTTTAATAATCTCGCCGATATTTGTCAGTGGGTAGCAGGAATGGGCTATAAAGCTGTACAGATCCCTACATGGGATAAGCGACTATTTAATTTAGAATTAGCTTATCAAAGTGAAAGTTACTGCGAAGAAATTAATGGTATTGTGACTGACGCAGGTTTATCAATTAGTGAATTATCAACCCACCTTCAAGGACAATTAGTTGCGGTTCATCCAACCTATAATAAACAGTTTGACAATTTTGCCATTGATGAAGTGAAAAATAACCCGCAAGCTAGAACAGCCTGGGCAATTGAACAAGTAGGCATGGCCGCAAAAGTGAGTGCAAAATTAGGGTTAAAAGCCCATGCCACATTTTCTGGCGCATTATTATGGCAAACCTTTTATCCTTGGCCACAACGCCCTGCGGGCTTAGTAGAAGATGGTTTTAAAGAATTAGCACAACGATGGTTGCCTATTCTAGATAAGTTCGAAGATGCAGGTGTTGATGTCTGCTATGAATTACATCCCGGTGAAGATCTACATGATGGCGTTACTTTTGAGCGCTTCCTTGAAGCAACAGGGAATCATCAACGGGCAAATATACTGTACGATCCAAGTCACTTTGTACTTCAACAATTAGATTATTTAGCTTTTATCGATATTTATCATGAAAAAATTAAAGCCTTTCATGTTAAAGATGCTGAATTTAGGCCCAATGGAAGAAGCGGTGTTTATGGCGGTTATCAAGATTGGCAGAATAGACCAGGTCGTTTTCGATCGTTAGGGGATGGTCAAATAGATTTTAAACAGATTTTTAGTAAATTAACACAGTATGGTTATGATGGTTGGGCAGTACTTGAATGGGAGTGTTGCTTGAAACACCCAGAAGATGGTGCAAAAGAAGGCGCGCCATTTATTGCTAAACACTTAATTAGAACACCTGAACATGCCTTTGATGATTTTGCAGCTAGTGGTGAAGACGCCAACTTGAATCGAGATATTTTAGGATTATAA
- the fusA gene encoding elongation factor G — protein MADLSKYRNIGIFAHVDAGKTTTTERILKLTGQIHKTGEVHDGESTTDFMEQEAERGITIQSAAVSCFWKDHRFNVIDTPGHVDFTVEVYRSLKVLDGGVGVFCGSGGVEPQSETNWRYANDSKVSRLIFVNKLDRLGANFYRVTDQVKKVLGAHPLIMTLPIGEEDDFVGVVDVLTQKAYIWDDTGLPENYTIEDIPADMVDDAAMYREQLIETALEADEDLLMDYLEGELTPTEEQIKACIRKGTREIMFFPTYCGSAFKNKGMQLLLDAVVDYLPSPTDVDPQPLTDEEGNANGEYAIVSADETFKALAFKITDDRFGTLTFVRIYSGTLKKGDTILNAATGKTERVGRMCEMQADDRNELTSAQAGDIIAIVGMKSNVQTGHTLCDPKHPIILEAMVFPKPVISISVTPKDKGSTEKMGLAIGKMVAEDPTFCVETDIDSGETILSGMGELHLDIKVDILKRSYGVELEVGKPQVAYRETITSEIEDSYTHKKQSGGSGQFGKIDYRIKPGEPGSGFVFNSVVVGGNVPKEFFPAIEKGFKGMMETGVLAGFPVLDVEIELYDGGFHAVDSSAVAFELAARGAFRQSIPKAGAQLIEPIMSVDVFTPDDHVGDVIGDLNRRRGMIGGQEAGVTGVRIKADVPLSEMFGYIGSLRTMTSGRGQFSMEFSHYMPCPNNVAEEVIAEVKAAKAAKDAARK, from the coding sequence ATGGCAGATTTATCTAAATACAGAAACATTGGTATCTTCGCTCACGTTGATGCGGGTAAAACCACAACAACTGAACGTATCCTTAAATTAACAGGTCAGATCCATAAAACTGGTGAAGTACATGACGGTGAGTCAACTACTGATTTCATGGAACAAGAAGCTGAGCGCGGTATTACTATCCAGTCTGCTGCAGTAAGCTGTTTTTGGAAAGATCACCGTTTTAACGTAATTGACACTCCTGGTCACGTTGATTTCACAGTTGAAGTTTACCGTTCACTTAAAGTACTTGATGGTGGTGTAGGTGTATTCTGTGGTTCTGGTGGTGTTGAACCACAATCAGAAACTAACTGGCGTTATGCGAACGACTCTAAAGTATCTCGTTTAATCTTCGTAAATAAATTAGACCGTTTAGGTGCTAACTTTTACCGTGTAACTGATCAAGTTAAAAAAGTACTAGGCGCTCACCCACTTATCATGACTTTACCAATTGGTGAAGAAGATGATTTCGTTGGTGTTGTCGACGTTTTAACGCAAAAAGCTTACATCTGGGATGACACTGGTCTTCCAGAAAACTACACAATTGAAGACATTCCAGCTGACATGGTTGATGATGCAGCTATGTACCGTGAGCAATTAATCGAAACTGCTTTAGAAGCAGATGAAGATTTATTAATGGATTACTTGGAAGGTGAACTTACACCGACTGAAGAACAAATTAAAGCGTGTATCCGTAAAGGTACTCGTGAAATCATGTTCTTCCCAACGTATTGTGGTTCTGCATTCAAAAACAAAGGCATGCAATTATTACTTGATGCTGTTGTTGATTACTTACCTTCACCTACAGATGTTGACCCACAACCGCTTACAGATGAAGAAGGTAATGCAAATGGTGAATACGCAATTGTTTCTGCAGATGAAACATTCAAAGCATTAGCATTCAAAATTACTGATGACCGTTTTGGTACATTAACTTTCGTACGCATCTACTCAGGTACATTGAAGAAAGGCGATACCATACTTAACGCTGCTACAGGTAAAACTGAGCGTGTTGGCCGTATGTGTGAAATGCAGGCTGATGACCGTAACGAACTTACCTCTGCGCAAGCCGGTGATATCATCGCGATTGTTGGTATGAAGAGTAACGTGCAAACAGGCCACACATTATGTGATCCTAAGCACCCAATCATTCTAGAAGCGATGGTTTTCCCTAAACCAGTAATCTCTATCTCTGTAACACCAAAAGATAAAGGTTCAACTGAGAAAATGGGTCTTGCTATCGGTAAAATGGTTGCAGAAGATCCTACATTCTGTGTTGAAACTGATATTGATTCAGGTGAAACAATCTTATCTGGTATGGGTGAGCTTCACTTAGATATCAAAGTAGATATTCTAAAACGTAGTTACGGTGTTGAATTAGAAGTTGGTAAGCCACAAGTTGCCTACCGTGAAACAATTACTTCAGAAATTGAAGATTCTTACACGCATAAGAAACAATCTGGTGGTTCTGGTCAATTCGGTAAAATCGATTACCGTATTAAGCCTGGCGAACCTGGTTCTGGTTTCGTTTTCAACTCAGTAGTTGTTGGTGGTAACGTACCTAAAGAATTCTTTCCTGCAATCGAGAAAGGCTTTAAAGGCATGATGGAAACTGGTGTACTTGCTGGTTTCCCTGTACTAGATGTTGAAATTGAATTATACGATGGTGGCTTCCATGCGGTCGATTCATCTGCTGTTGCATTTGAACTTGCTGCTCGTGGCGCTTTCCGTCAATCAATTCCAAAAGCGGGTGCTCAATTAATTGAACCTATCATGTCTGTTGATGTGTTTACTCCTGATGATCACGTTGGTGATGTTATTGGTGATTTAAACCGTCGTCGTGGTATGATCGGTGGCCAAGAAGCTGGTGTTACTGGTGTTCGCATTAAAGCTGACGTACCTCTTTCAGAGATGTTCGGTTATATCGGATCGTTACGTACAATGACATCAGGTCGTGGTCAATTCTCTATGGAATTCTCTCACTACATGCCTTGTCCTAACAACGTAGCTGAAGAAGTTATTGCTGAAGTTAAAGCAGCGAAAGCCGCTAAAGACGCAGCAAGAAAATAA
- a CDS encoding MFS transporter has product MSTNINKNKLFIACCLALTVTAMTFAIRAGILGQLSQDFALSDTELGWINAMAFLGFPVATMFGGLLYNILGAKKLVLLAFVGHIVGLLLTMNAVGFWSLLISSFCIGFANGSVEAGCNPLIADMYHKNKTTMLNRFHVWFPGGIVIGALVSKTMTDMSFDWQAQIAIMLVPAVIYGYLIFTQKFPQTSNIETSTSKNIKALFSPLFLFIAFCMTLTAVSELGTQQWIERILGSSGASPMLIMAMVTGVMAVGRYFAGPMIHKFNPAGVLLYSAIVTTIGIYSMSVATGNMIYVSALLFALGATYFWPTMIGFIAENIPKSGALGMSILGGIGMFSVSMWNPVIGGWIDTARQQALAENSSLELAELAAGQATLANLSVFPFVLIFAFTVLVFYMRKQSPAAPSLATENPKKEVSCEK; this is encoded by the coding sequence ATGTCAACAAATATTAATAAAAATAAGTTGTTTATTGCCTGTTGTTTAGCATTAACAGTGACAGCGATGACTTTTGCGATTAGGGCTGGTATTTTAGGTCAGCTCAGTCAAGATTTTGCCCTGTCTGACACAGAGCTGGGTTGGATAAACGCCATGGCCTTTTTGGGCTTCCCCGTGGCTACTATGTTTGGTGGTTTATTATATAATATTCTTGGCGCCAAAAAGCTAGTTTTACTTGCTTTTGTTGGCCATATCGTTGGCTTACTTTTAACAATGAATGCAGTGGGCTTTTGGTCGTTATTAATTTCTAGTTTTTGTATCGGCTTTGCCAATGGCTCAGTCGAAGCCGGTTGTAACCCATTAATCGCAGATATGTACCATAAAAATAAAACCACCATGTTAAACCGATTCCATGTATGGTTCCCTGGTGGCATTGTTATTGGTGCATTAGTGTCAAAAACAATGACTGATATGAGTTTTGACTGGCAAGCGCAAATAGCCATTATGCTAGTGCCAGCGGTTATTTATGGTTACTTAATTTTCACGCAAAAATTCCCTCAGACCAGCAATATTGAAACCTCCACCAGCAAAAATATTAAAGCATTATTTTCACCACTCTTTTTGTTTATCGCTTTTTGTATGACGTTAACTGCGGTCAGCGAGTTAGGCACACAACAGTGGATTGAGCGTATTTTAGGCTCTTCTGGCGCATCTCCTATGCTTATCATGGCTATGGTCACCGGTGTGATGGCGGTTGGTCGCTATTTTGCAGGCCCAATGATTCACAAGTTTAATCCTGCTGGCGTGTTACTTTATTCTGCTATTGTTACTACTATAGGTATTTATAGCATGAGTGTGGCAACTGGCAATATGATTTATGTCTCTGCCCTATTATTCGCCCTAGGTGCGACCTATTTTTGGCCAACCATGATCGGTTTTATCGCTGAAAACATCCCTAAGTCTGGTGCTTTAGGTATGTCGATACTCGGTGGTATTGGTATGTTTTCCGTAAGTATGTGGAACCCTGTGATTGGTGGCTGGATTGATACTGCTCGCCAGCAAGCCTTAGCCGAAAATAGCTCGCTTGAATTAGCTGAGTTGGCGGCTGGGCAAGCAACTTTGGCCAACTTAAGTGTTTTCCCTTTTGTTTTGATTTTTGCCTTTACAGTATTAGTCTTTTATATGCGTAAACAAAGCCCAGCAGCGCCAAGTCTAGCAACAGAAAACCCAAAAAAGGAAGTGTCTTGTGAAAAGTAA
- a CDS encoding gluconate 2-dehydrogenase subunit 3 family protein, producing MKSNKQNIHLESKRQFLRGLTALIGGVAVSQLTSTNALANAFNYEAQPDSALKAGKVFSKPQMQILHDICATVLPKTDTPSAAELDVHGFLDHQLSACYSNTQQTQAINLVDKINQQSKTNYAKGFNHISSEQQTALLVALESQALGFSAQDKKQFSALKSLLIFGYFTTEVGATQALNYQAIPGGFKGSVPYSTLKKSWGSLAFY from the coding sequence GTGAAAAGTAACAAACAAAATATTCACCTAGAGAGTAAAAGGCAATTTTTACGTGGTTTAACGGCCTTAATAGGCGGTGTTGCTGTATCACAGCTTACTAGCACCAATGCCTTAGCGAACGCTTTTAATTATGAAGCTCAGCCAGACAGTGCTTTAAAAGCAGGCAAAGTGTTTTCAAAACCACAAATGCAAATATTACATGATATTTGTGCCACCGTTTTACCTAAAACAGACACCCCTAGCGCAGCTGAATTAGATGTTCACGGCTTTTTAGACCATCAATTGTCTGCTTGTTATTCAAATACCCAACAAACACAGGCAATAAACCTTGTTGATAAAATAAATCAGCAAAGTAAAACAAATTACGCTAAAGGTTTTAATCATATTTCATCTGAGCAACAAACTGCACTCTTAGTTGCTTTAGAGTCACAAGCGTTAGGTTTTAGCGCTCAAGATAAAAAACAATTTAGTGCCTTAAAATCACTCTTAATTTTTGGTTACTTTACGACTGAGGTTGGCGCTACTCAAGCGCTAAATTACCAAGCCATTCCGGGTGGTTTTAAAGGCTCAGTACCTTATTCAACATTGAAAAAATCATGGGGGTCTTTAGCTTTTTATTAA
- a CDS encoding Gfo/Idh/MocA family protein has protein sequence MKKVRMGMVGGGQGAFIGAIHRMAASLDGQIELVCGAFSSDPQRSIDSGAALYLPEERCYANYEDMFTAEALLPVNERMEFVAIVTPNHLHFPIAKAAIERGFHVMSDKPATLNLSEVLTLESILAKHDVLYGLTHTYNGYPLVKQAKHLIKQGELGNIVKIVVEYSQGWLASKSDENSKQASWRLDPKKSGVSCCMGDIGVHAANLAEYVSGIQITHLCADLTSSIIGRALDDDGTVIVKFSNGAKGLLFASQIAVGDENNLKLRIYGDKKSMEWSQLEPNTLLLKSNNEPTQLIRTGVGEMCEAAQQATRTPAGHPEGYLEAFANIYLNFVKQIRAHKNGVDCSNQEFDVPSIEDAIRGMAFIENVVQSNQSNEKWQALSLNTQPMEVK, from the coding sequence ATGAAAAAAGTCCGTATGGGAATGGTTGGCGGTGGTCAAGGTGCATTTATTGGTGCAATTCATCGTATGGCTGCTTCCCTTGATGGCCAGATAGAATTAGTTTGTGGCGCCTTTAGTTCCGACCCACAACGTTCGATAGACTCTGGTGCAGCACTTTATTTACCTGAAGAGCGATGCTACGCCAACTATGAAGATATGTTCACCGCTGAGGCATTATTACCTGTAAATGAGCGTATGGAATTTGTCGCGATAGTTACACCAAACCATTTACATTTTCCAATAGCCAAAGCTGCTATTGAGCGTGGTTTCCATGTAATGTCAGACAAGCCCGCAACGTTAAACTTATCAGAAGTGTTAACCCTAGAATCAATACTAGCAAAACATGATGTGCTTTATGGACTAACCCATACCTACAATGGCTACCCCCTAGTTAAGCAAGCTAAACACCTTATCAAACAAGGTGAATTAGGTAATATTGTCAAGATTGTCGTTGAATACTCACAAGGTTGGCTTGCCTCAAAAAGCGATGAAAATAGTAAGCAAGCTAGCTGGCGTTTAGATCCTAAAAAGTCGGGTGTCAGTTGCTGCATGGGTGATATAGGTGTTCATGCTGCTAACTTAGCTGAATATGTATCAGGTATACAAATCACGCATTTATGCGCTGATCTCACCTCTTCTATCATTGGCAGAGCATTAGATGATGACGGTACTGTCATAGTGAAATTTTCTAATGGCGCGAAAGGTCTACTATTCGCAAGCCAAATAGCAGTAGGTGATGAAAATAATTTAAAGCTACGTATCTATGGTGATAAAAAAAGTATGGAATGGTCGCAACTAGAGCCAAACACCCTACTTTTAAAGTCAAATAATGAGCCCACTCAATTAATTCGAACAGGCGTTGGTGAAATGTGTGAAGCGGCCCAACAAGCCACACGTACTCCAGCAGGTCATCCAGAGGGTTATTTAGAAGCTTTTGCTAATATATATCTTAATTTTGTCAAGCAAATCCGCGCACATAAAAATGGTGTAGATTGCTCTAATCAAGAATTTGATGTGCCAAGTATTGAAGATGCAATTAGAGGTATGGCATTTATCGAAAACGTTGTGCAATCCAATCAATCAAATGAGAAGTGGCAAGCATTATCATTGAATACTCAACCAATGGAAGTTAAATAA